The sequence ACCTCGGCACCCGGAGCACCCCACGGGCAGCGGCACTGTCAGCCGCCTCGCCCGGCTCCGGCACTCAAATCCCGTAGGGCCATGCCGTGCCCACCGCCGGAATCGAAAGTAGGAGCACCATGGCTGCCTCGGCATCCCCTGACGGCGCGATCGAGCGTCTCGTCATCGAGAACTGCGCCATCGCGACGGTCGACGCCCACGACACCGAGTACGCCACCGGTCATGTCGTCGTCGCCGGGAACACCATCGAGTCGGTCGGCGCGGGCAAGGCCCCCGAGGACCTGGCACATGTCGTCCGCCGGATCGACGGCACCGGGCACCTGGTCACCCCCGGCCTGATCAACACTCACCACCACTTCTACCAGTGGATCACCCGGGGCCTGGCCACCGACCACAACCTGTTCAACTGGCTGGTCGCGCTCTACCCGACCTGGGCCCGCATCGACGCCCCGATGCTCGCCGCGGCCACTCAGGGCTCCCTGGGCATGATGGTCAAGGGCGGCGTCACCACCGCCTCCGACCACCACTACGTCTTCCCGCAGGGATCCGGCGACCTCGTCGCCGCGGAACTCGCGGCCGCCGCCGAGATCGGCGCCCGGATCACCCTCGCCCGCGGCTCCATGGACCGCAGCGAGAAGGACGGCGGGCTGCCCCCGGACTTCGCCGTCGAGACCACCGAGGGCGCCCTGCTGGCGACCGAGGAGGCCATCGACACCCACCACGACGCCTCCTTCGGCTCGATGGTGCAGATCGCCGCCGCGCCCTGCTCGCCGTTCTCCGTCTCCACCGAACTCATGCGACAGGGCGCCGAGTTGGCCCGCCGTAAGGGCGTACGCATGCACACCCACGGCTCGGAGACCGTGGAGGAGGAGAAGTTCTGCCACGAGCTGTTCGGCATGGGCCCGACCGACTACTTCGAGTCGACCGGCTGGCTCGGCGACGACGTGTGGATGGCGCACTGCGTCCACATGAACGACTCCGACATCGCCGCCTTCGCCCGCACCGGCACCGGCGTGGCCCACTGCCCCTCCTCCAACGCCCGTCTCGCGGCCGGGATCGCGCGCGTCCCCGACATGCTCGCGGCCGGCGTCCCGGTCGGCCTCGGCGTCGACGGCACCGCCTCCAACGAGTCCGGCGAGCTCCACACCGAGCTGCGCAACGCCCTGCTGATCAACCGCCTCGGCGCCCACCGGGAGGCCGCGCTGAACGCCCGCAAGGCGCTGCGGCTGGGCACCTACGGCGGCGCCCAGGTCCTCGGCCGGACCGCCGAAATCGGTTCGCTGGAGGCCGGCAAGCTCGCCGACCTGGTGCTGTGGAAGCTGGACGGCCTCGGCCACTCCTCCATCGCCGACCCGGTCACCGCTCTGGTCTTCGGCCCGGCCGCACCGGTCACCCTCTCCCTCGTCGGCGGCCGGCCGGTCGTCGAGGAAAACCACCTCAGCAACGTCGACGAGGACGCCATCGCCCGCACCGCGCGGGCCGAGGCACAGCGTCTGGCCCGGATCGCCGCCGAGGGCTGACCCCTCGGCGCGGCCGCGGCCGACGCCACCTCTGAACTCGGCCGGGAGGGACGGCTCCCGGCCGGGCTTGTGGATCCGAGCGGGGTCCACAAGCGCCGGACCCGGGGGTACGGGAACTTCTCGTACCCCCGGGCCGGTCGGCTCCCACCCCCGGGCCGGCCGGCCCCACCGCCTTCCGTGCGCGCCACGAGCGCGGAGTCTCGCAGCACCGCCCACCAGGCAACTGCTTGCACCACGCACCACATGGCAAGCCCTCCGTGACAGCCTCGCCTCGCCGGGCCCCGGCGACGCAGAAAACGAAGGAGGCCCGCAGTGGCCGCAATGACCGAGCAGAAGCCGGAGGAGGACCGGAAGCATCCGGTCGACCGGACCCTCCCGCCCTTCAAGATGTTCACCAGCGGCCTCCAGCACGTGGCCGCGATGTACGCGGGAGTGGTGGCCCCGCCGATGATCGTGGGGCCGGCCTGCGGGCTGAGCGCCACCGAGACCGCGTTCCTGATGGGTGCCAGCCTCTTCACCGCGGGCATCGCGACGCTGCTGCAGACGCTCGGCTTCTGGAAGGTCGGCGCCAAGCTGCCCTTCGTCAACGGCGTCTCGTTCGCCGGCGTCACCCCGATGGTCGCCATCGGCAAGGCGCACAGCCCCGGCGACGCACTGCCGATCATCTTCGGCGCGGTGATCGTCGCCGGTGTGCTGGGATTCGTCCTCGCCCCCTACTTCTCCAAGCTCGTACGGTTCTTCCCGCCGGTGGTCACCGGCACCGTCATCACCCTGATCGGTGTCTCACTGCTGCCGGTGGCCTTCAACTGGTCCCAGGGCGGCAACGACCGGGCCCCGGACTACGGTTCACTGAAGAACATCGGCATGGCCGCGCTGACCTTCCTGATCGTGCTGGTGCTGCGCCGGGTGCTGCGCGGCTTCCTCCAGCAGATCGCGATCCTGCTCGGCCTGATCGCCGGCACCCTGATCGCGATACCCGTCGGCATCACCCACTTCTCCGCGCTCTCCCAGGCGTCCCTGATCGGCTTCCCGACGCCCTTCCACTTCGGCGCCCCGCAGTTCGACCTCGCCGCGATCGTCTCCATGTGCATCGTGATGCTGGTCTGTATGACCGAGTCGACGGCCGACATGCTCGCCCTCGGCAGGATCGTCGACCGCCCGGCGGACGAGCGCACCATCGAGGGCGGACTGCGCGCCGACACCCTCGGCACGGCCCTCAGCCCGCTGTTCAACGGCTTCGCCAACAGCGCCTTCGCACAGAACATCGGCCTGGTCGCGATGACCAAGGTGCGCAGCCGCTTCGTCGTGGCCACCAGCGGTCTGATCCTGATCGTGCTGGGTCTGTGCCCGGTGGCCGCCTCGGTGATCTCGCTGGTCCCGCCGCCGGTCCTCGGCGGCGCCGGCATCGTGCTCTTCGGCTCGGTGGCCGCCAGCGGCATCCAGACCCTGGCCTCCGCCGCCATGGAGAAGGGCGACAACGCCCTGATCGTCGCCGCGGCCGTCGGCATCGGCCTGATCCCGATCGCCGCCCCGGACTTCTACCACAGCCTCCCCAAGGACCTGCTGGTCATCCTGGACTCCGGCATCAGCACCGGCTGCCTGGTCGCCATCGTCCTCAACCTCGCCTTCAACCACTTCGGGCGGAAGACGGCGGACGGGGATGGGGATGCCGAGGGGGAGGCTCCGGGGGACACCGAGGCGGCTGCGGCGGCCGCCGGAGAGCCGGTGGCGGCGACCGCCCACTGACGCCGGGACAGCGCAACGGCCCGCAGGGAGCGGCAACGCCGACTCTCCTTGGGGGCCGTTGGACGTTCCGGGGACGGCGGCTGCGGTGGCCGTTCCAGTGGCGAGCGGGGCGCGGCACCGCGAGGTGACGCGGACGGCGGTCCGCTGCCCGTTCTGTCCCCTCTGACTCCTCCGGCTCCTCTGGCTCCTCAGTCCAGCAGTCCGCCCAGCAGCTCGCGGATGCCCGGACCCGGGTCGAAGTCCCCGTCCGGGAAGGAGAGTTGGCGGAAGGCGACGCCGTCCATGTAGTCGCAGAGGATCGCGCAGTGGCGCCGCGGCGCCGGCGAGCCGATGCGCCGCAGCCACTCCGCTCCCCAGCCGACGACGGTCTCACGGCTGCGGGTGAGTGCCGGGCGGATCTCGGGGCGGGTCCAGGATTCCAGGTAGAGCGCGAAGCGGG is a genomic window of Streptomyces sp. Edi2 containing:
- a CDS encoding 8-oxoguanine deaminase; translated protein: MAASASPDGAIERLVIENCAIATVDAHDTEYATGHVVVAGNTIESVGAGKAPEDLAHVVRRIDGTGHLVTPGLINTHHHFYQWITRGLATDHNLFNWLVALYPTWARIDAPMLAAATQGSLGMMVKGGVTTASDHHYVFPQGSGDLVAAELAAAAEIGARITLARGSMDRSEKDGGLPPDFAVETTEGALLATEEAIDTHHDASFGSMVQIAAAPCSPFSVSTELMRQGAELARRKGVRMHTHGSETVEEEKFCHELFGMGPTDYFESTGWLGDDVWMAHCVHMNDSDIAAFARTGTGVAHCPSSNARLAAGIARVPDMLAAGVPVGLGVDGTASNESGELHTELRNALLINRLGAHREAALNARKALRLGTYGGAQVLGRTAEIGSLEAGKLADLVLWKLDGLGHSSIADPVTALVFGPAAPVTLSLVGGRPVVEENHLSNVDEDAIARTARAEAQRLARIAAEG
- a CDS encoding nucleobase:cation symporter-2 family protein; translation: MTEQKPEEDRKHPVDRTLPPFKMFTSGLQHVAAMYAGVVAPPMIVGPACGLSATETAFLMGASLFTAGIATLLQTLGFWKVGAKLPFVNGVSFAGVTPMVAIGKAHSPGDALPIIFGAVIVAGVLGFVLAPYFSKLVRFFPPVVTGTVITLIGVSLLPVAFNWSQGGNDRAPDYGSLKNIGMAALTFLIVLVLRRVLRGFLQQIAILLGLIAGTLIAIPVGITHFSALSQASLIGFPTPFHFGAPQFDLAAIVSMCIVMLVCMTESTADMLALGRIVDRPADERTIEGGLRADTLGTALSPLFNGFANSAFAQNIGLVAMTKVRSRFVVATSGLILIVLGLCPVAASVISLVPPPVLGGAGIVLFGSVAASGIQTLASAAMEKGDNALIVAAAVGIGLIPIAAPDFYHSLPKDLLVILDSGISTGCLVAIVLNLAFNHFGRKTADGDGDAEGEAPGDTEAAAAAAGEPVAATAH